In the genome of Deltaproteobacteria bacterium, the window CGGAGGAAGAGGTCAAGGCCGTCTTGGGGAAACACTGGTATCCGGAAATGGAATGGGGGGCAAGGTGGGCAAAAAAGGATTGGCAATTAGCCAGGCAGGTTGGTAAAGCGGTGCATGCCGAATACGCGATGATCGTAGAGCGAACCAGTAGGGAAGAAATTTTATTCTGGGATATAATGTTGATCAATATAGAAACGGGGAGAAAATTTAAGATTTCTATTCTGGTAACAAGAAGGGATACAGAGAAATCCAGAGAAATCATAAGAGTTTCTTACCGGGAAATATTTCAGGAGGCCAAGTCCGATATGATGACCACGGCCATTCGTAAAGGCCGGCGGATGGCCGGGCTCCCAACACCCAAGGCCCCTGCAATAGATGTAACGACCGAACCCATTGTACCAGCACCCCCAAAGGCCAGGGAGGTGGATTTAGAAAAAGCCCTCCGTGCCGAAACCATGGCCGAGGGTCGGACGCGACTGGCCATTTATGATCTTGAGGCACCCGAACCTTTTAAAACCGTGGCCCTGATTCTTTCGGAGGCGCTGCGGGAGGAACTTTTTCGGTTGGGACGTTTTACCCTGGTCAATCGAGAAAATATTGTCCAAGTGATGAATGAGATGGGGCTGCAGCAGTCCGGATTAGTGGATGAAAAGCAAGCTGTGCGGGCGGGAAAGGGGATGGCGGCGCGCCAGATCATCATGGGGAATTTCGGAGTGCTGGGTAACACCTCTGTCCTCCAAGCAAAACGCATCGACGTAGAAACCCAGGGTACCCTGGCCCTTGTCTCCCTCAAGTGCGAACACGGGAAGGAAGAAGAGATGCTGGCCAGCCTCCCGGAGCTTGTTCGAAAACTGGTGGAAAAATAATCCTTACAATCCCCGCAGGAATTCCGGGCGCAGGCGGGAGGTGTCCTCGGAGCTTACCACTTGCTGAATTAAATTCACGACAGCCTTTTTATCTCTGGGTAGGCGGGCTTTGATGGGCAGATAATTGGAAGCGTGGTTGGAAGTGAAATAACACTGGCTAAAGTGGGAATGAGCGACGATCGTCCCTAATTCCTCAAGCAACTGGAAAGGTGTTGGAAGCTGGAAGCGCCCTGCTTCCATATCCTCGTAAAGGGGCGTTCCGGGGACGACCATTAAAGTCAAGGCGCTGGCAAAATCCGGGTCAATGTCCGAAAGGATTTTTGCCGTGGCCAGGGCGTGTTGCTGGGCATGTTCCATCCCACCCAGACCCAGCAGAACTGTAGCCGAAAGAGTAATTCCTGCCTCTTTCACCCTTCTTCCAGCCTCGACCATCTGCTCGTAGGATGCACCTTTGCGAACTTTTTCCAGAAGAGTCGGGTCTCCGGTCTCCACTCCAAGATAAACAATGCCCAACTTCCGGGATTTTAGAGCCTTGAGTTCATCCACACTCTTGCGCAGAATGCTCTTGGCATTCCCGTAAATACCTACTCGGCGCAGGCCCCGGATTTTTTCGTTGAGAACCTCCAAGATGGCCAAGAGTTTGGGCTGAGGAATAATCAAGGCGTCGCCATCGGCTAAAAAAACTTTCCGGAATGGGCCGTAAGGAACAACTTCATCGATTTCCGATTTAATGGTATCCAGGTCTTTGATGCGGAACCTGCGGCCTTTGTAAGTGGGGCAGAAGGTACACCGGTTATGCGAGCAACCCAGGGTAACCTGCAGAATTAAGCTTTCCGCCTCGCTGGGAGGGCGGATGACAATCCCCTCGTATTCCATATCTTTTAAAACCCCGGAAAAATGGCAAGCTGGAATGATGGAATATTGGGTTCAAAAGGACCCCCTTATTCCTCCATTCCATTATTCCAAAATTCCTGTATTATTGCAACCTCCCTTCTTTTTTGAGCCTGTCGAGGATTCCCTTCACTTTCGGCAGCGCCTCAGTGGCGGCCTTTTCCCCTTCCAGGATCGCCTCGTGCTTCTTGGAAAAATCGCTGGAGCCGATATGGCCCACTTTCGGCTTTATGACTACGTCGGCCTTGGCGCATTGGATGGCCCCAAGCCTTGAATACATGATGTTGACGGATTGCAAAATGGTTTCGATGGTGCCTTCTGGTTTTGAGGCTCCGACATCAGAGGAGATGTCAACTGCAACAATGACATCGGCGCCATATTTCAGGGCGGCATCCACGGCAACAGGACTGACTACCCCCCCATCTACATACATCCGGTCGCCGATTTTTACAGGTCGAAAAACACCCGGAACGGAACAGCTTGCTCTTACGGCAGATCCGGTATTCCCTTGGCCAAAGACGACTTCCTGACCATTTTGAATATCGGTTGCCACCGCATAAAAGGGAATATTCAGTTTTTCCAGCGGGGTATTCTTCAAAACCTTATTGATATACTCGGAAAGCTTTACCCCCTGGATGAAACCGTTGTCCGGTATGATCAGGTCGACGATGTCTCTTTTTTCCACGGAAAGGGCCAGCGTTTGAAGTTGAAAGGCGTTGTATCCGTAGGCATAGAGGCTCCCAACAAAACTGCCGGCACTCGTTCCGACGATCATATGAATGGGAATTTTATTGGCCTCTAATACTTTTAATACTCCAATATGGGCAAAACCCTTCGCCGCTCCTGCTCCCAACACCAGTGCAATCTTCGCCGGCTTTGGCGGGGGTAGGGGGGAAATTGGGGGAGGTTGAATTTCCTTATGGGCGCATGAGGCCGTAATAAACAAGAGTATCGTGAAGAGAATGAATAACCGATTCAGTGGTTTTTGGCCTTTGCCCCTCATGTGAATCTCCCGAATATATTTAAATTCTTTCAGTAATATATTTATACCAAATGCACGAAAAGATAAACAGTCCTTTCCGAAGTTTGAAAAGTTAATCTTCGATTTCACTCTTTTCATTGGCAAGAAACGGATATGGGGTATAATAATAAAAGGATCATCTCCAAATTAGTTGAGGGCCAAAGAGCTGGCCTATTTAAAATGGGCAGTGATTTCAGGGGCCCGGAAGGAAATTCATCTTGCTTGCAATCTGCCTTTCCTTCCGAGCCCTTGGCAGGCTTACATTAAAAATTTGATCAACTAATTTGGAGATGAACCGAAGATTTTTGGCGTGGTCTTTTACGGTTCTATCTTTTATAATAGGTTTAAAGGCAGTGAGTGAGACAGAACTTGGAAAGGAGGGAAAAATGCCGACCAAAACAGAAGAAAGGATCCAGGCCCTGGAAGTTGCCCTTAATAACGAATCCCGGGAAAGGGATTTTTACCTGAAGAACAAGGAGAGAACGACAAATCCTCACGGCAAATCAATGTTCGCATCGATTGCCAGCGATGAAGATGAACATTATCATCGGATCCTGGAATTGCACAAACGGCTGCAAAAGGATGGCAAGTGGCCTGAGACGGTTCCCCTCAAGGTGAAGGGAACGGAGGTGAAGGCCATCATCCGGAAGCTGGTTGACTCGGTGGACACCTCATCCCAGGCCGACATGGATGATATGGAGGCGGTGAAAATTGCCATCGACTTTGAAACCCAAGGGGAAAAATTCTATGGTGATTTGGCTGCCAAGGTGGCGGATCCGGTGGAAAGGAAATTCTACGAGCTGCTTTCCTCCTTCGAAAGGGAGCATCGTCTCTCTCTTCAGGATACCTACGAATATTTCCAGGACCCTGCTGGCTGGTACCGCATTAAAGAAAGACATCACATCGATGGAGCTTAAAAAAATAACCCCTCAACCTTTCCTCTCCCCGGCCAGGGGCCCAATTTATTTTCCTGCCTATTATCTATAAAACCTTTTTCTTGATTCGTTGCCCTATTTTAGTTATAACCAGACCGTATGGAAAAGAGGCGCAAAGATAACCTCCTCCGCAGGGGGAAAATCATCCAAGGGGTGCGACAGTTTTTCCTGGAACAGGAATTCGTGGAAATAGAGACTCCTGCCCTGGTTTCTTCCCCAGGCATGGAGCCGCACCTTTCGGCTCTGGAACTTTATTGCACCTGCCCGGATGGTAGCCGAATGAAGAAATACCTACACACCTCCCCGGAATACTGCATGAAAAAACTCTTGGGTTACGGGTGGGAGAATATTTTCCAGATTTGCCGGGTTTTTAGGGATGGTGAAATCGGTAATACCCACCAGATTGAATTCACCATGCTGGAATGGTATCGGGCCAATGCGGATTACCGCAAAATCCTGGAGGATTGCGAAGAACTGGTCAGTTACCTTTCCAGAAAAATTTTGAGAATTGATGAATGGTCTTATCAAGGGGAAAAATTAGATTTTTCTCTTCCCTTTGAACGCCTCAGTGTTGCCCAGGCCATGCGACTTCATGGGGGAGTCGATATCGAAAAGAATCTCGATGCCCCCTCCCTGCTTAAGGAGGCAAGATCAAGGGGGTATCACTTTGATCAGGAAGGAAAATATTCTTTCGATGAGGTCTTTTTTAAAATATTTTTAGAGGCCGTGGAACCCCGGCTGGGTTTTCCGAAGCCGACAATCCTTTACGATTATCCGGCGAGCATGGCTGCTCTGGCCCGCCTGAAACCAGACAACCCACTTTGGGCCGAACGTTTTGAGCTTTACATCGCCGGCCTGGAACTGGCCAATGCTTTTTCGGAACTAAACGATCCTGTAGAGCAAAGAAGGCGATTTGAAGAAGAACAAAGGCTTCGAGCGAAACTGGGGAAACCCATTTACCCCATTGATGAAGAACTTCTCCAATCGCTTTCCCGCATGCCCCCTGCAGCGGGGATTGCCCTGGGTGTGGACCGGTTAGTCATGCTTTTTTGCGATGCCCCAAGCATCCAGGATG includes:
- a CDS encoding ferritin family protein, which encodes MPTKTEERIQALEVALNNESRERDFYLKNKERTTNPHGKSMFASIASDEDEHYHRILELHKRLQKDGKWPETVPLKVKGTEVKAIIRKLVDSVDTSSQADMDDMEAVKIAIDFETQGEKFYGDLAAKVADPVERKFYELLSSFEREHRLSLQDTYEYFQDPAGWYRIKERHHIDGA
- the epmA gene encoding EF-P lysine aminoacylase EpmA; amino-acid sequence: MEKRRKDNLLRRGKIIQGVRQFFLEQEFVEIETPALVSSPGMEPHLSALELYCTCPDGSRMKKYLHTSPEYCMKKLLGYGWENIFQICRVFRDGEIGNTHQIEFTMLEWYRANADYRKILEDCEELVSYLSRKILRIDEWSYQGEKLDFSLPFERLSVAQAMRLHGGVDIEKNLDAPSLLKEARSRGYHFDQEGKYSFDEVFFKIFLEAVEPRLGFPKPTILYDYPASMAALARLKPDNPLWAERFELYIAGLELANAFSELNDPVEQRRRFEEEQRLRAKLGKPIYPIDEELLQSLSRMPPAAGIALGVDRLVMLFCDAPSIQDVLAFPQI
- a CDS encoding patatin-like phospholipase family protein; protein product: MRGKGQKPLNRLFILFTILLFITASCAHKEIQPPPISPLPPPKPAKIALVLGAGAAKGFAHIGVLKVLEANKIPIHMIVGTSAGSFVGSLYAYGYNAFQLQTLALSVEKRDIVDLIIPDNGFIQGVKLSEYINKVLKNTPLEKLNIPFYAVATDIQNGQEVVFGQGNTGSAVRASCSVPGVFRPVKIGDRMYVDGGVVSPVAVDAALKYGADVIVAVDISSDVGASKPEGTIETILQSVNIMYSRLGAIQCAKADVVIKPKVGHIGSSDFSKKHEAILEGEKAATEALPKVKGILDRLKKEGRLQ
- a CDS encoding radical SAM protein; amino-acid sequence: MEYEGIVIRPPSEAESLILQVTLGCSHNRCTFCPTYKGRRFRIKDLDTIKSEIDEVVPYGPFRKVFLADGDALIIPQPKLLAILEVLNEKIRGLRRVGIYGNAKSILRKSVDELKALKSRKLGIVYLGVETGDPTLLEKVRKGASYEQMVEAGRRVKEAGITLSATVLLGLGGMEHAQQHALATAKILSDIDPDFASALTLMVVPGTPLYEDMEAGRFQLPTPFQLLEELGTIVAHSHFSQCYFTSNHASNYLPIKARLPRDKKAVVNLIQQVVSSEDTSRLRPEFLRGL